A region from the Gymnogyps californianus isolate 813 chromosome 14, ASM1813914v2, whole genome shotgun sequence genome encodes:
- the FAXDC2 gene encoding fatty acid hydroxylase domain-containing protein 2 — MKRDSGYSTMAEQQKQEEKLWDAMKITAYVLGTGLLIFTALVNSVSWYVQNIWDNLGHFWQTTWLKFYYLFEGKEWTIFLLGAALVPGLAFWCFNGILMVADVTGKPTFITRYRIQPGKNDPVDTKKLRQAIYTALCNQFFISLPMLVPMFYVMKWWGNTFSKELPTFHWFLVELSIFTLIEEILFYYTHRLVHLPLLYKHIHKKHHEWTAPIGVVSIYAHPVEHILSNTLPVMTGPMIMGSHIVSIAAWFSLALVTTSISHCGYHLPFLPSPEFHDFHHLKFNQCYGVLGVLDYLHETDTVFRQTKAYERHRVLLSLTPLSESIPEAPKRAVNPAACGSWRAQ; from the exons atgaaaagaGACTCTGGATATTCCACCATGgctgagcagcagaagcag GAAGAGAAGCTGTGGGATGCCATGAAGATCACTGCCTACGTCCTTGGTACAGGCCTGCTCATATTCACTGCCTTAGTGAACTCTGTTTCTTG GTACGTGCAGAATATCTGGGACAATTTAGGCCATTTCTGGCAAACAACATGGCTAAAGTTCTACTACCTGTTTGAGGGAAAGGAGTGGACAATCTTCCTCCTTG GCGCTGCATTGGTGCCTGGCCTTGCTTTCTGGTGCTTCAATGGAATCCTTATGGTGGCTGACGTAACAGGAAAGCCAACCTTCATTACTCGCTATCGCATTCAGCCGGGCAAGAACGATCCT GTGGACACAAAGAAATTGCGCCAAGCCATCTACACAGCGCTGTGTAATCAGTTCTTTATCTCCTTGCCCATGCTTGTGCCCATGTTCTACGTCATGAAATGGTGGGGCAACACCTTCAGCAAGGAATTACCCACCTTCCACTGGTTTCTTGTGGAGCTAAGCATCTTTACCTTAATAGAGGAAATTCTCTTCTATTATACACACAG GCTTGTTCACCTCCCGCTCCTGTATAAGCACATTCACAAGAAGCACCACGAATGGACAGCCCCCATCGGTGTGGTCTCCATTTACGCTCACCCAGTAGAACACATA CTCTCCAACACACTGCCTGTCATGACTGGCCCGATGATCATGGGGTCTCATATTGTTTCAATCGCAGCGTGGTTCTCCCTTGCTCTCGTAACAACAAGCATTTCGCACTGCGGCTACCACCTGCCCTTCCTACCGTCGCCGGAGTTCCACGACTTCCACCACCTCAA GTTCAACCAGTGCTACGGAGTCCTGGGAGTGCTGGATTATCTGCATGAAACAGATACGGTGTTCAGACAAACCAAAGCCTACGAGAGACACAGGGTCCTCCTCAGCCTCACACCACTCTCAGAAAGCATCCCCGAGGCACCCAAGAGGGCAGTGAACCCAGCAGCCTGCGGTTCTTGGAGAGCCCAGTGA
- the CNOT8 gene encoding CCR4-NOT transcription complex subunit 8, which yields MPAALAENSQVICEVWANNLEEEMRKIREIVLSYSYIAMDTEFPGVVVRPIGEFRSSIDYQYQLLRCNVDLLKIIQLGLTFTNEKGEYPSGINTWQFNFKFNLTEDMYSQDSIDLLASSGLQFQKHEEEGIDTLHFAELLMTSGVVLSDSVKWLSFHSGYDFGYMVKLLTDSRLPEEEHEFFHILNLFFPSIYDVKYLMKSCKNLKGGLQEVADQLDLQRIGRQHQAGSDSLLTGMAFFRMKELFFEDTIDDAKYCGRLYGLGTGVAQKQNEDVDSAQEKMSILAIINNMQP from the exons ATGCCAGCAGCCCTTGCAGAGAACAGCCAGGTTATCTGTGAAGTATGGGCGAACAATCTGGAAGAAGAGATGAGGAAAATTCGAGAGATTGTTCTAAGTTACAGCTACATTGCaatg GACACAGAGTTTCCTGGAGTTGTTGTAAGGCCAATTGGTGAATTCCGCAGTTCCATAGACTATCAATATCAGCTCCTTCGGTGTAATGTTGACCTTCTGAAAATTATCCAGCTGGGCCTGACTTTCacaaatgagaaaggagaatATCCTTCTGGCATCAACACCTGGCAGTTTAACTTTAAATTCAACCTTAC gGAGGACATGTACTCTCAGGATTCCATAGACctccttgccagctctgggctgcAGTTCCAGAAGCATGAAGAAGAAGGGATCGACACCCTGCATTTTGCCGAGTTGCTTATGACATCTGGGGTCGTCCTTAGTGACAGTGTGAAATGGCTGTCCTTCCACAG tggttATGACTTTGGCTACATGGTGAAGTTGTTGACAGATTCCAGGTTACCAGAAGAGGAACATGAATTTTTCCATATCTTGAACCTTTTCTTCCCGTCTATCTATGATGTAAAGTACTTAATGAAGAGCTGCAAAAACCTCAAG GGCGGCCTTCAAGAAGTGGCAGATCAGCTGGATTTGCAGCGAATTGGACGACAACACCAGGCAGGATCGGACTCTCTTCTCACGGGAATGGCGTTCTTCAGAATGAAAGAG TTGTTTTTTGAGGATACAATTGATGATGCAAAGTATTGTGGGCGGCTGTATGGCCTCGGCACAGGAGTGgctcagaaacaaaatgaagatgtgGACTCGGCCCAagagaaaatgagcattttggCTATTATCAACAACATGCAGCCGTGA